A region from the Aegilops tauschii subsp. strangulata cultivar AL8/78 chromosome 5, Aet v6.0, whole genome shotgun sequence genome encodes:
- the LOC109780419 gene encoding laccase-3: MDTTAATTRRLMRMRLGCCISGVLVLSFLLPSALAEERFYEFVVQETVVKRLCQTNKIITVNGQFPGPTIEVHDGDTLAIKAVNRAQYNVTLHWHGLRQLRNGWADGPEFVTQCPIRPGSSYTYRFRVQEQEGTLWWHAHSSWLRATVHGALVILPKRGRPYPFPKPAKEIPVVLAEWWRRDPIAVLRQSMVTGAGPNVSDAILINGQPGDFLQCSSQETSIIPVVAGETNLLRIINAAMNSELFVSLAGHKMTVVAADAMYTKPFETTVVLLGPGQTTDVLVTAHAAPGRYYLGARVYASARGVPVDNTTATAIFQYKNAAAGAGAGAPMFPAMLPANNDTATATAFSNSIRSPRPVKVPGPVTQEVFTTVGFGQFSCRPGPFCQGPNSTRLGASMNNVSFQLPSTVSLLQAHYGRIPGVFTDDFPARPPVAFDYTSQSVPRALWQPVKGTRLYRVRYGAVVQMVFQDTGIFAAEEHPMHIHGYHFYVLATGFGNYDPRRDAGRFNMVDPPSRNTIGVPVGGWAVVRFVADNPGVWLVHCHIDAHLSGGLAMALLVEDGKTELQATVPPPLDLPICGL; this comes from the exons ATGGATACGACCGCGGCGACGACGAGACGTCTCATGAGGATGAGGCTCGGCTGCTGCATCTCCGGTGTTCTTGTGCTGTCGTTCCTGCTCCCCAGCGCCCTCGCCGAGGAGCGATTCTACGAGTTCGTG GTCCAAGAGACGGTGGTGAAGAGGCTGTGCCAGACGAACAAGATCATCACGGTCAACGGGCAGTTCCCGGGGCCGACCATCGAGGTCCACGACGGCGACACGCTGGCGATCAAGGCCGTCAACAGGGCGCAGTACAACGTGACCCTCCACTGGCACGgcctccggcagctccggaacggGTGGGCGGACGGGCCGGAGTTCGTGACGCAGTGCCCCATCCGGCCGGGGTCCAGCTACACATACCGGTTCAGGGTCCAGGAGCAGGAGGGCACCCTGTGGTGGCACGCGCACAGCTCCTGGCTGCGCGCCACCGTGCACGGCGCGCTCGTCATCCTCCCCAAGCGCGGCCGCCCCTACCCGTTTCCCAAGCCCGCCAAGGAGATCCCCGTCGTCCTGG CGGAGTGGTGGAGGAGGGACCCCATCGCGGTGCTCAGGCAGTCCATGGTCACCGGCGCAGGGCCCAACGTCTCCGACGCCATCCTCATCAACGGCCAGCCCGGAGATTTCCTCCAGTGCTCCAGCCAAG AGACCAGCATCATCCCGGTGGTCGCCGGCGAGACGAACCTGCTGCGCATCATCAACGCGGCCATGAACTCGGAGCTCTTCGTCTCGCTCGCCGGCCACAAGATGACCGTGGTGGCCGCCGACGCCATGTACACCAAGCCCTTCGAGACCACCGTCGTGCTCCTTGGTCCAGGACAGACCACCGACGTCCTCGTCACGGCCCACGCCGCCCCTGGCCGCTACTACCTCGGCGCCCGCGTCTACGCCTCCGCTCGGGGCGTCCCCGTGGACAACACCACAGCCACCGCCATCTTCCAGTACAAGAACGCTGCCGCAGGCGCAGGCGCTGGAGCACCAATGTTCCCTGCTATGCTGCCGGCCAACAACGACACGGCCACGGCCACCGCCTTCTCCAACAGCATCCGGAGCCCGAGGCCGGTGAAGGTTCCCGGGCCAGTGACGCAGGAGGTGTTCACCACGGTCGGGTTCGGCCAGTTCAGCTGCCGGCCGGGCCCCTTCTGCCAGGGCCCCAACAGCACCCGGCTGGGCGCGAGCATGAACAACGTGTCGTTCCAGCTCCCCAGCACCGTGTCCCTGCTGCAGGCGCACTACGGCCGCATCCCCGGCGTCTTCACCGACGACTTCCCGGCTCGGCCGCCGGTGGCCTTCGACTACACCTCGCAGAGCGTCCCCCGCGCGCTGTGGCAGCCGGTCAAGGGCACGCGGCTGTACCGCGTCAGGTACGGCGCCGTGGTGCAGATGGTGTTCCAGGACACGGGCATCTTCGCGGCGGAGGAGCACCCCATGCACATCCACGGCTACCACTTCTACGTGCTCGCCACCGGGTTCGGCAACTACGACCCGAGGCGGGACGCGGGCAGGTTCAACATGGTTGACCCGCCCAGCCGGAACACCATCGGCGTGCCCGTCGGCGGCTGGGCCGTCGTGCGCTTCGTGGCGGACAACCCGGGGGTGTGGCTGGTGCACTGCCACATCGACGCGCATCTCTCCGGCGGGCTCGCCATGGCGCTGCTGgtggaggacggcaagacggagctCCAGGCCACGGTGCCGCCCCCGCTCGACCTGCCCATCTGTGGCCTCTAA